One stretch of Ictalurus punctatus breed USDA103 chromosome 5, Coco_2.0, whole genome shotgun sequence DNA includes these proteins:
- the fnbp1a gene encoding formin-binding protein 1a isoform X1, whose protein sequence is MHSSRGLSRRNCPESLSCSWGTELWDQFDNLEKHTQWGIEFVERYTKFVKERSEIELNYAKQIRNLSKKYQPKKNSREEDEYKYTSCRAFLMTLNELNDYAGQHEVIAENLSTQIISELVRYIQELKAERKAHFHDGRRAQQHIENSWKQLESSKRRFERDCKEADRAQHYFDKMDADINVTKADVEKRCSLKAKQQAQIRHQIADDSKNEYLSYLQKFNKDQHEHYYTLIPHIFQRIQEMEERRIERIGESMRCYAEVERKVLPIVNKCLDGMTKAAESIEPKMDTKQVVETYKSGFEPPGDVDFEDYSVSMKRAVSESSFLNARGESRRRSRSKLWPLIKRNKLMSLLASPRQPPPPPPTSPSPEGLANGPHSPPHSKEPLGQRLNDFMSSKHKMQCLRSLKRGLSLKLGTVQEDYSHLPPEQRRKKLQAKLNDISKDIQKEMDQRDALNKMKEVYIKNPHMGDPNSVDPRLEEVRQSIEKFQLEAHKYETWLTDVERKLLEKDSTLRRQSAPFDSQGNAANVANSCAQNRESPDGSYTEDPSTETVQFKSRSTEFDDEFDDEEPLPTIGTCKALYPFEGQNEGTIPMAEGEMLYVIEEDKGDGWTRVRRNEDEEGYVPTSYIKLCFDANSKGAMTYI, encoded by the exons AAACCTTTCTAAGAAATATCAGCCCAAGAAGAACTCCAGAGAAGAGGACGAGTACAA GTACACCTCCTGCAGAGCGTTTCTGATGACGCTGAACGAGCTGAATGACTACGCCGGGCAGCACGAGGTCATCGCAGAGAACCTCTCAACACAGATCATCTCAGAGCTGGTGCGCTATATCCAGGAGCTGAAAGCCGAACGGAAAGCG CATTTCCATGATGGTCGCAGGGCTCAGCAGCATATCGAGAACTCCTGGAAACAGTTGGAGTCG AGCAAACGTCGGTTTGAGAGAGACTGCAAAGAAGCCGACCGTGCCCAGCATTACTTTGACAAGATGGACGCCGACATTAACGTGACCAAAGCCGATGTGGAGAAG CGGTGTTCACTCAAG gctaaACAGCAGGCTCAAATAAGGCATCAAATAGCTGATGACAGTAAGAACGAGTATCTGTCCTACCTGCAGAAGTTTAATAAAGACCAACACGAACACTACTACACCCTCATCCCCCACATCTTTCAG AGGATCcaggagatggaggagagacGGATTGAGAGAATAGGGGAGAGTATGAGGTGCTACGCCGAGGTGGAGCGCAAAGTGCTGCCCATCGTTAATAAGTGTCTGGACGGCATGACCAAGGCAGCTGAGTCCATCGAGCCCAAAATG GACACCAAGCAGGTGGTAGAGACGTACAAGTCAGGCTTTGAGCCCCCGGGCGATGTAGACTTCGAGGACTAcagtgtgtccatgaagagagCCGTGTCCGAGTCCAGCTTCCTGAACGCACGTGGAGAGAGTCGGCGCAGGAGCCGAAGCAAGCTGTGGCCTTTAATTAAGAGAAATAAG CTTATGTCTTTGCTAGCGTCGCCTCGTCagccccctccccctccccccacgtCGCCCTCTCCAGAAGGCCTGGCCAACGGGCCGCACTCGCCCCCGCACAGCAAGGAGCCGCTCGGACAGCGCCTCAACGACTTCATGAGCTCCAAACACAAGATGCAGTGCCTGAGAAGCCTCAAGCGTGGG CTCTCCCTGAAGCTG gGAACAGTCCAGGAGGATTACAGTCATTTACCCCCAGAGCAAAGGCGAAAGAAATTGCAGGCCAAGCTTAATGACATCAGCAAAGACATCCAGAAAGAGATGGATCAGAG GGACGCACTGAATAAAATGAAGGAAGTGTACATCAAGAACCCTCACATGGGCGACCCCAACAGTGTGGACCCACGTTTAGAGGAGGTGCGGCAGAGTATCGAGAAATTCCAGCTCGAGGCGCACAAATATGAG ACCTGGCTAACAGACGTGGAGAGGAAGCTGCTGGAGAAGGACAGCACTCTGCGGAGACAAAGCGCGCCTTTTGATTCACAGGGAAACGCAGCCAACGTCGCTAACAGCTGTGCGCAGAACAGAGAGAG TCCGGACGGCAGCTATACGGAAGACCCCAGCACGGAGACGGTGCAGTTCAAGTCCCGCAGCACTGAGTTCGACGACGAGTTCGACGATGAAGAACCTTTACCCACCATAGGAACGTGCAAGGCTCTCTACCCTTTCGAAG GTCAGAACGAGGGCACCATCCCAATGGCGGAAGGCGAGATGTTGTACGTGATCGAGGAGGACAAAGGCGACGGCTGGACTCGTGTGCGCAGGAACGAGGACGAGGAGGGATACGTGCCCACGTCCTACATCAAGCTCTGCTTTGACGCCAACTCCAAAGGTGCCATGACCTATATTTAA
- the fnbp1a gene encoding formin-binding protein 1a isoform X2, with amino-acid sequence MHSSRGLSRRNCPESLSCSWGTELWDQFDNLEKHTQWGIEFVERYTKFVKERSEIELNYAKQIRNLSKKYQPKKNSREEDEYKYTSCRAFLMTLNELNDYAGQHEVIAENLSTQIISELVRYIQELKAERKAHFHDGRRAQQHIENSWKQLESSKRRFERDCKEADRAQHYFDKMDADINVTKADVEKRCSLKAKQQAQIRHQIADDSKNEYLSYLQKFNKDQHEHYYTLIPHIFQRIQEMEERRIERIGESMRCYAEVERKVLPIVNKCLDGMTKAAESIEPKMDTKQVVETYKSGFEPPGDVDFEDYSVSMKRAVSESSFLNARGESRRRSRSKLWPLIKRNKLMSLLASPRQPPPPPPTSPSPEGLANGPHSPPHSKEPLGQRLNDFMSSKHKMQCLRSLKRGLSLKLGTVQEDYSHLPPEQRRKKLQAKLNDISKDIQKEMDQRDALNKMKEVYIKNPHMGDPNSVDPRLEEVRQSIEKFQLEAHKYETWLTDVERKLLEKDSTLRRQSAPFDSQGNAANVANSCAQNRESPDGSYTEDPSTETVQFKSRSTEFDDEFDDEEPLPTIGTCKALYPFEGQNEGTIPMAEGEMLYVIEEDKGDGWTRVRRNEDEEGYVPTSYIKLCFDANSKDP; translated from the exons AAACCTTTCTAAGAAATATCAGCCCAAGAAGAACTCCAGAGAAGAGGACGAGTACAA GTACACCTCCTGCAGAGCGTTTCTGATGACGCTGAACGAGCTGAATGACTACGCCGGGCAGCACGAGGTCATCGCAGAGAACCTCTCAACACAGATCATCTCAGAGCTGGTGCGCTATATCCAGGAGCTGAAAGCCGAACGGAAAGCG CATTTCCATGATGGTCGCAGGGCTCAGCAGCATATCGAGAACTCCTGGAAACAGTTGGAGTCG AGCAAACGTCGGTTTGAGAGAGACTGCAAAGAAGCCGACCGTGCCCAGCATTACTTTGACAAGATGGACGCCGACATTAACGTGACCAAAGCCGATGTGGAGAAG CGGTGTTCACTCAAG gctaaACAGCAGGCTCAAATAAGGCATCAAATAGCTGATGACAGTAAGAACGAGTATCTGTCCTACCTGCAGAAGTTTAATAAAGACCAACACGAACACTACTACACCCTCATCCCCCACATCTTTCAG AGGATCcaggagatggaggagagacGGATTGAGAGAATAGGGGAGAGTATGAGGTGCTACGCCGAGGTGGAGCGCAAAGTGCTGCCCATCGTTAATAAGTGTCTGGACGGCATGACCAAGGCAGCTGAGTCCATCGAGCCCAAAATG GACACCAAGCAGGTGGTAGAGACGTACAAGTCAGGCTTTGAGCCCCCGGGCGATGTAGACTTCGAGGACTAcagtgtgtccatgaagagagCCGTGTCCGAGTCCAGCTTCCTGAACGCACGTGGAGAGAGTCGGCGCAGGAGCCGAAGCAAGCTGTGGCCTTTAATTAAGAGAAATAAG CTTATGTCTTTGCTAGCGTCGCCTCGTCagccccctccccctccccccacgtCGCCCTCTCCAGAAGGCCTGGCCAACGGGCCGCACTCGCCCCCGCACAGCAAGGAGCCGCTCGGACAGCGCCTCAACGACTTCATGAGCTCCAAACACAAGATGCAGTGCCTGAGAAGCCTCAAGCGTGGG CTCTCCCTGAAGCTG gGAACAGTCCAGGAGGATTACAGTCATTTACCCCCAGAGCAAAGGCGAAAGAAATTGCAGGCCAAGCTTAATGACATCAGCAAAGACATCCAGAAAGAGATGGATCAGAG GGACGCACTGAATAAAATGAAGGAAGTGTACATCAAGAACCCTCACATGGGCGACCCCAACAGTGTGGACCCACGTTTAGAGGAGGTGCGGCAGAGTATCGAGAAATTCCAGCTCGAGGCGCACAAATATGAG ACCTGGCTAACAGACGTGGAGAGGAAGCTGCTGGAGAAGGACAGCACTCTGCGGAGACAAAGCGCGCCTTTTGATTCACAGGGAAACGCAGCCAACGTCGCTAACAGCTGTGCGCAGAACAGAGAGAG TCCGGACGGCAGCTATACGGAAGACCCCAGCACGGAGACGGTGCAGTTCAAGTCCCGCAGCACTGAGTTCGACGACGAGTTCGACGATGAAGAACCTTTACCCACCATAGGAACGTGCAAGGCTCTCTACCCTTTCGAAG GTCAGAACGAGGGCACCATCCCAATGGCGGAAGGCGAGATGTTGTACGTGATCGAGGAGGACAAAGGCGACGGCTGGACTCGTGTGCGCAGGAACGAGGACGAGGAGGGATACGTGCCCACGTCCTACATCAAGCTCTGCTTTGACGCCAACTCCAAAG ATCCCTAA
- the fnbp1a gene encoding formin-binding protein 1a isoform X3, whose product MHSSRGLSRRNCPESLSCSWGTELWDQFDNLEKHTQWGIEFVERYTKFVKERSEIELNYAKQIRNLSKKYQPKKNSREEDEYKYTSCRAFLMTLNELNDYAGQHEVIAENLSTQIISELVRYIQELKAERKAHFHDGRRAQQHIENSWKQLESSKRRFERDCKEADRAQHYFDKMDADINVTKADVEKAKQQAQIRHQIADDSKNEYLSYLQKFNKDQHEHYYTLIPHIFQRIQEMEERRIERIGESMRCYAEVERKVLPIVNKCLDGMTKAAESIEPKMDTKQVVETYKSGFEPPGDVDFEDYSVSMKRAVSESSFLNARGESRRRSRSKLWPLIKRNKLMSLLASPRQPPPPPPTSPSPEGLANGPHSPPHSKEPLGQRLNDFMSSKHKMQCLRSLKRGLSLKLGTVQEDYSHLPPEQRRKKLQAKLNDISKDIQKEMDQRDALNKMKEVYIKNPHMGDPNSVDPRLEEVRQSIEKFQLEAHKYETWLTDVERKLLEKDSTLRRQSAPFDSQGNAANVANSCAQNRESPDGSYTEDPSTETVQFKSRSTEFDDEFDDEEPLPTIGTCKALYPFEGQNEGTIPMAEGEMLYVIEEDKGDGWTRVRRNEDEEGYVPTSYIKLCFDANSKGAMTYI is encoded by the exons AAACCTTTCTAAGAAATATCAGCCCAAGAAGAACTCCAGAGAAGAGGACGAGTACAA GTACACCTCCTGCAGAGCGTTTCTGATGACGCTGAACGAGCTGAATGACTACGCCGGGCAGCACGAGGTCATCGCAGAGAACCTCTCAACACAGATCATCTCAGAGCTGGTGCGCTATATCCAGGAGCTGAAAGCCGAACGGAAAGCG CATTTCCATGATGGTCGCAGGGCTCAGCAGCATATCGAGAACTCCTGGAAACAGTTGGAGTCG AGCAAACGTCGGTTTGAGAGAGACTGCAAAGAAGCCGACCGTGCCCAGCATTACTTTGACAAGATGGACGCCGACATTAACGTGACCAAAGCCGATGTGGAGAAG gctaaACAGCAGGCTCAAATAAGGCATCAAATAGCTGATGACAGTAAGAACGAGTATCTGTCCTACCTGCAGAAGTTTAATAAAGACCAACACGAACACTACTACACCCTCATCCCCCACATCTTTCAG AGGATCcaggagatggaggagagacGGATTGAGAGAATAGGGGAGAGTATGAGGTGCTACGCCGAGGTGGAGCGCAAAGTGCTGCCCATCGTTAATAAGTGTCTGGACGGCATGACCAAGGCAGCTGAGTCCATCGAGCCCAAAATG GACACCAAGCAGGTGGTAGAGACGTACAAGTCAGGCTTTGAGCCCCCGGGCGATGTAGACTTCGAGGACTAcagtgtgtccatgaagagagCCGTGTCCGAGTCCAGCTTCCTGAACGCACGTGGAGAGAGTCGGCGCAGGAGCCGAAGCAAGCTGTGGCCTTTAATTAAGAGAAATAAG CTTATGTCTTTGCTAGCGTCGCCTCGTCagccccctccccctccccccacgtCGCCCTCTCCAGAAGGCCTGGCCAACGGGCCGCACTCGCCCCCGCACAGCAAGGAGCCGCTCGGACAGCGCCTCAACGACTTCATGAGCTCCAAACACAAGATGCAGTGCCTGAGAAGCCTCAAGCGTGGG CTCTCCCTGAAGCTG gGAACAGTCCAGGAGGATTACAGTCATTTACCCCCAGAGCAAAGGCGAAAGAAATTGCAGGCCAAGCTTAATGACATCAGCAAAGACATCCAGAAAGAGATGGATCAGAG GGACGCACTGAATAAAATGAAGGAAGTGTACATCAAGAACCCTCACATGGGCGACCCCAACAGTGTGGACCCACGTTTAGAGGAGGTGCGGCAGAGTATCGAGAAATTCCAGCTCGAGGCGCACAAATATGAG ACCTGGCTAACAGACGTGGAGAGGAAGCTGCTGGAGAAGGACAGCACTCTGCGGAGACAAAGCGCGCCTTTTGATTCACAGGGAAACGCAGCCAACGTCGCTAACAGCTGTGCGCAGAACAGAGAGAG TCCGGACGGCAGCTATACGGAAGACCCCAGCACGGAGACGGTGCAGTTCAAGTCCCGCAGCACTGAGTTCGACGACGAGTTCGACGATGAAGAACCTTTACCCACCATAGGAACGTGCAAGGCTCTCTACCCTTTCGAAG GTCAGAACGAGGGCACCATCCCAATGGCGGAAGGCGAGATGTTGTACGTGATCGAGGAGGACAAAGGCGACGGCTGGACTCGTGTGCGCAGGAACGAGGACGAGGAGGGATACGTGCCCACGTCCTACATCAAGCTCTGCTTTGACGCCAACTCCAAAGGTGCCATGACCTATATTTAA
- the pierce1 gene encoding piercer of microtubule wall 1 protein produces the protein MDAECLDAGINTEQQQSDKNTDLKTSDVYRVNENLPKRFNNPACFKGYSMKMAHPLYQTTNQIYGSKKPTVHEMPTTFHGSWHKFSDLLLKSGMFRDTGFNTSLEKSQITGPNTINMRDDRITFHRLYHPGGNEQAETNVS, from the exons ATGGACGCTGAGTGTTTAGATGCGGGGATAAACACGGAGCAGCAGCAGTCTGATAAAAACACCGACCTGAAAACAAGTGATGTTTACAGGGTGAATGAAAATCTGCCAAAACGTTTCAACAATCCCGCCTGCTTTAAAGGCTACAG TATGAAGATGGCCCACCCGCTGTACCAAACAACCAACCAGATATACGGCAGCAAAAAACCTACAGTCCATGAAATGCCG ACAACCTTTCATGGAAGCTGGCACAAGTTTTCAGACCTCCTCCTGAAAAGTGGAATGTTCCGAGATACAGGCTTCAACACATCGCTGGAGAAGAGTCAAATCACCGGGCCAAATACCATCAACATGCGCGACGACAGAATCACCTTTCATCGTTTATACCACCCTGGAGGAAACGAACAAGCTGAGACTAACGTGTCTTGA
- the fnbp1a gene encoding formin-binding protein 1a isoform X4, which yields MHSSRGLSRRNCPESLSCSWGTELWDQFDNLEKHTQWGIEFVERYTKFVKERSEIELNYAKQIRNLSKKYQPKKNSREEDEYKYTSCRAFLMTLNELNDYAGQHEVIAENLSTQIISELVRYIQELKAERKAHFHDGRRAQQHIENSWKQLESSKRRFERDCKEADRAQHYFDKMDADINVTKADVEKRCSLKAKQQAQIRHQIADDSKNEYLSYLQKFNKDQHEHYYTLIPHIFQRIQEMEERRIERIGESMRCYAEVERKVLPIVNKCLDGMTKAAESIEPKMDTKQVVETYKSGFEPPGDVDFEDYSVSMKRAVSESSFLNARGESRRRSRSKLWPLIKRNKLMSLLASPRQPPPPPPTSPSPEGLANGPHSPPHSKEPLGQRLNDFMSSKHKMQCLRSLKRGGTVQEDYSHLPPEQRRKKLQAKLNDISKDIQKEMDQRDALNKMKEVYIKNPHMGDPNSVDPRLEEVRQSIEKFQLEAHKYETWLTDVERKLLEKDSTLRRQSAPFDSQGNAANVANSCAQNRESPDGSYTEDPSTETVQFKSRSTEFDDEFDDEEPLPTIGTCKALYPFEGQNEGTIPMAEGEMLYVIEEDKGDGWTRVRRNEDEEGYVPTSYIKLCFDANSKGAMTYI from the exons AAACCTTTCTAAGAAATATCAGCCCAAGAAGAACTCCAGAGAAGAGGACGAGTACAA GTACACCTCCTGCAGAGCGTTTCTGATGACGCTGAACGAGCTGAATGACTACGCCGGGCAGCACGAGGTCATCGCAGAGAACCTCTCAACACAGATCATCTCAGAGCTGGTGCGCTATATCCAGGAGCTGAAAGCCGAACGGAAAGCG CATTTCCATGATGGTCGCAGGGCTCAGCAGCATATCGAGAACTCCTGGAAACAGTTGGAGTCG AGCAAACGTCGGTTTGAGAGAGACTGCAAAGAAGCCGACCGTGCCCAGCATTACTTTGACAAGATGGACGCCGACATTAACGTGACCAAAGCCGATGTGGAGAAG CGGTGTTCACTCAAG gctaaACAGCAGGCTCAAATAAGGCATCAAATAGCTGATGACAGTAAGAACGAGTATCTGTCCTACCTGCAGAAGTTTAATAAAGACCAACACGAACACTACTACACCCTCATCCCCCACATCTTTCAG AGGATCcaggagatggaggagagacGGATTGAGAGAATAGGGGAGAGTATGAGGTGCTACGCCGAGGTGGAGCGCAAAGTGCTGCCCATCGTTAATAAGTGTCTGGACGGCATGACCAAGGCAGCTGAGTCCATCGAGCCCAAAATG GACACCAAGCAGGTGGTAGAGACGTACAAGTCAGGCTTTGAGCCCCCGGGCGATGTAGACTTCGAGGACTAcagtgtgtccatgaagagagCCGTGTCCGAGTCCAGCTTCCTGAACGCACGTGGAGAGAGTCGGCGCAGGAGCCGAAGCAAGCTGTGGCCTTTAATTAAGAGAAATAAG CTTATGTCTTTGCTAGCGTCGCCTCGTCagccccctccccctccccccacgtCGCCCTCTCCAGAAGGCCTGGCCAACGGGCCGCACTCGCCCCCGCACAGCAAGGAGCCGCTCGGACAGCGCCTCAACGACTTCATGAGCTCCAAACACAAGATGCAGTGCCTGAGAAGCCTCAAGCGTGGG gGAACAGTCCAGGAGGATTACAGTCATTTACCCCCAGAGCAAAGGCGAAAGAAATTGCAGGCCAAGCTTAATGACATCAGCAAAGACATCCAGAAAGAGATGGATCAGAG GGACGCACTGAATAAAATGAAGGAAGTGTACATCAAGAACCCTCACATGGGCGACCCCAACAGTGTGGACCCACGTTTAGAGGAGGTGCGGCAGAGTATCGAGAAATTCCAGCTCGAGGCGCACAAATATGAG ACCTGGCTAACAGACGTGGAGAGGAAGCTGCTGGAGAAGGACAGCACTCTGCGGAGACAAAGCGCGCCTTTTGATTCACAGGGAAACGCAGCCAACGTCGCTAACAGCTGTGCGCAGAACAGAGAGAG TCCGGACGGCAGCTATACGGAAGACCCCAGCACGGAGACGGTGCAGTTCAAGTCCCGCAGCACTGAGTTCGACGACGAGTTCGACGATGAAGAACCTTTACCCACCATAGGAACGTGCAAGGCTCTCTACCCTTTCGAAG GTCAGAACGAGGGCACCATCCCAATGGCGGAAGGCGAGATGTTGTACGTGATCGAGGAGGACAAAGGCGACGGCTGGACTCGTGTGCGCAGGAACGAGGACGAGGAGGGATACGTGCCCACGTCCTACATCAAGCTCTGCTTTGACGCCAACTCCAAAGGTGCCATGACCTATATTTAA